From a region of the Candidatus Gracilibacteria bacterium genome:
- a CDS encoding VWA domain-containing protein translates to MKYFSKINLLVVQKISLLIFGLLLLAGIYLEFVQSSQNSTGVSENSLVFVLDVSKSMNVLDVNQNSRLNAAKREIYEIMIENEGYEFALNIFAGESQRIIPFTTDVSLVATFLDGINNQNVSIQGSDISAALEDVLDSFGESRQGSFILFTDGDEDEVELSPELVTIFTDANISSSIVGVGSKDGGYIPETSGLEPFVTYNGETVISGLNADSLQLLAQQLNGNYYALGEKIQIDSIGGKLNKNMNVSLIFLISFLVWGLYIGIWMYRIYFKNRK, encoded by the coding sequence ATGAAATATTTCTCAAAAATAAATCTGCTGGTAGTTCAGAAAATATCTCTTTTAATATTTGGACTATTATTACTTGCCTGAATATATTTAGAGTTTGTTCAGTCATCTCAAAATAGTACTTGAGTCAGTGAAAATTCTCTCGTTTTTGTGCTCGATGTATCTAAAAGTATGAATGTATTAGACGTGAATCAAAACTCACGTCTTAATGCAGCAAAACGCGAAATATATGAGATCATGATTGAAAATGAATGATATGAATTTGCACTCAATATATTTGCAGGTGAATCTCAGAGAATTATTCCGTTTACTACAGATGTATCGCTCGTTGCTACATTTTTAGATGGTATAAATAATCAAAATGTCTCCATACAGTGAAGTGATATAAGTGCTGCTCTTGAGGATGTATTAGATTCATTTTGAGAATCTAGGCAATGAAGTTTTATATTATTCACTGATGGTGATGAAGATGAAGTAGAACTCAGCCCAGAATTAGTTACTATATTTACCGATGCTAATATTAGTAGCTCTATAGTCTGAGTATGATCAAAAGATGGCTGATATATTCCAGAAACAAGTGGATTAGAACCTTTTGTGACCTATAATTGAGAAACGGTCATCTCAGGCTTGAATGCTGACTCTCTTCAATTATTAGCTCAACAATTAAACTGAAATTATTATGCACTTTGAGAAAAAATTCAAATTGATTCCATAGGCTGAAAACTCAATAAAAATATGAATGTATCACTCATTTTTTTAATAAGCTTTTTAGTTTGGGGGCTCTATATATGAATTTGGATGTATCGTATATATTTTAAAAATCGAAAATAA
- a CDS encoding protein BatD encodes MFQKLTLFFISLMILLSVNGVFANEDITLQVSRANLEVGQDFDVAIELNGELSQGQNMQIKVNGLENFKISSQSQATSIRTINGVTSSVLAYSVKLHTSEVGEYVVGPVSVLKNGNEFIDDELFTVTVGEIGSLSPAPPVIPNQNTQDVAPTDNIDSDIQDLRRSNFPLSLIVLGIIVFLIAFYFLIGFILKQKRKGFVEENNISPVIPPSYYQQKIGELRRLESNMGGLRQQEFYRKYNHIIRDILRHEGNSLAEKATLSEMMKTNSLQSSPVFNLFQETYYKEFADRDLSIDEETVFVNKLVQLLSQK; translated from the coding sequence ATGTTTCAAAAATTAACATTATTTTTCATCAGCCTCATGATTCTGTTAAGTGTGAACGGGGTATTTGCCAATGAGGATATAACTTTACAGGTTTCAAGAGCAAATTTGGAGGTTTGACAGGATTTTGATGTAGCAATAGAGTTAAACTGAGAACTTTCTCAAGGCCAAAATATGCAGATAAAAGTGAATGGACTTGAGAATTTTAAAATAAGTTCTCAATCTCAGGCTACAAGTATTCGAACAATAAATTGAGTTACGAGCTCAGTTTTAGCGTATAGTGTAAAACTTCATACCTCAGAAGTTTGAGAATACGTGGTATGACCTGTAAGTGTTTTAAAAAATTGAAATGAATTTATAGATGATGAATTATTTACTGTGACGGTCTGAGAAATATGATCACTTTCTCCAGCTCCACCAGTTATACCCAATCAAAATACTCAGGATGTAGCTCCAACTGATAATATAGATTCAGATATACAAGATTTGAGAAGATCAAATTTTCCATTAAGTCTTATAGTTCTCTGAATTATTGTATTTTTAATAGCTTTTTATTTTCTCATTGGATTTATTCTTAAACAAAAAAGGAAGGGATTTGTTGAGGAAAATAATATAAGCCCAGTTATTCCTCCTAGTTATTACCAACAGAAAATTTGAGAACTCCGTCGCTTAGAATCTAATATGTGATGACTCAGACAACAAGAATTTTATAGAAAGTATAACCACATCATCCGTGATATACTCAGGCATGAATGAAACTCTTTGGCTGAAAAAGCTACGCTCAGTGAAATGATGAAAACCAATAGTTTACAATCATCTCCAGTTTTTAATCTCTTTCAGGAAACATACTATAAAGAGTTTGCTGACAGAGATCTATCAATTGATGAAGAAACAGTATTTGTAAATAAACTTGTTCAGTTACTTTCTCAAAAATAA
- a CDS encoding deaminase produces MKYPTALGPYSPFVKVGNFIYFSGQIGLCPDTMKLETTIESQTKQVCENILGVCEAAGVEIDNIFKTTIFLAQMSDFASVNEIYGRYFQHKPARSCVAVRELPAGAKVEIECIAYK; encoded by the coding sequence ATGAAGTATCCAACTGCGCTTTGACCTTATTCTCCCTTTGTAAAAGTATGAAACTTCATATACTTTTCTGGACAAATTGGTTTATGTCCCGATACTATGAAACTAGAAACTACTATAGAGTCACAAACCAAACAAGTGTGTGAAAATATTCTTTGAGTGTGTGAAGCCGCTTGAGTCGAGATAGATAATATATTTAAAACAACTATATTTCTTGCTCAAATGTCAGACTTTGCAAGTGTAAATGAAATATATGGAAGATATTTTCAACACAAACCAGCACGAAGCTGTGTTGCAGTTCGAGAACTACCTGCCTGAGCAAAAGTTGAAATAGAATGTATAGCGTATAAATAA
- a CDS encoding VWA domain-containing protein — MNIFQTFGFQYPLFLAAGAIICVVGFLYYFFRKQEENFVEYKLLAEVYKRNNYLYNLFLTLCFLMTFLFFVYLANPYMSEQTQKIKRNGIDIEIVFDLSYSMIANDILPNRLQAAKSVLSEFISQVENDRVGLVLFSGKPFQSIPLTYDYSFIESFISDLEIDTINQQSSQLQGTAIGDGLIVASDALSREENEREKVIILLTDGEANKGIDPELALKYIKEEGIKVYTIGVGKQGDTTIELPTYGGFTQRVSVSGVDEEILQKIASETGGFYGRADSQESFQKILSTIATLEKKEIETQSVELQSSLRFMVLMLMLLSLFPLIYITFRVQIGNISQK; from the coding sequence ATGAATATATTCCAAACATTCTGATTTCAGTATCCTCTCTTTCTTGCTGCAGGTGCAATTATTTGTGTAGTATGATTTTTATATTATTTTTTTCGAAAACAGGAAGAAAATTTTGTTGAGTATAAACTTCTTGCGGAAGTATATAAAAGAAATAATTATTTATATAATTTGTTTTTAACTCTTTGTTTTTTAATGACATTTTTGTTTTTTGTGTATCTTGCAAATCCATATATGAGTGAGCAAACACAAAAAATTAAACGTAACGGGATAGATATAGAGATAGTTTTTGATTTGAGCTATTCGATGATTGCCAATGATATACTTCCAAATAGACTTCAAGCTGCCAAATCTGTGCTGAGTGAATTTATTAGCCAAGTAGAAAATGATAGGGTTTGATTAGTGTTATTTTCTTGAAAACCATTCCAGTCTATTCCACTAACATATGATTACAGCTTTATAGAGTCCTTCATTTCAGATCTTGAAATAGATACAATAAATCAACAAAGTTCACAATTACAAGGAACGGCAATCTGAGATGGGTTGATTGTCGCTAGCGACGCCTTGAGTCGAGAGGAAAACGAAAGAGAAAAAGTAATCATATTACTCACAGATGGAGAGGCAAATAAATGAATCGATCCAGAGCTCGCCTTGAAATATATAAAAGAAGAAGGGATTAAAGTATATACCATATGAGTAGGGAAACAGTGAGATACTACGATTGAATTACCTACGTATGGGGGATTTACACAGAGAGTCTCAGTGAGCTGAGTCGATGAAGAAATTTTACAAAAAATAGCGAGCGAGACCTGATGATTTTATGGTCGAGCCGACTCACAAGAGAGTTTCCAAAAGATACTGAGTACTATTGCAACTCTAGAGAAAAAAGAAATAGAAACACAGAGCGTAGAGCTCCAATCATCTCTTCGATTTATGGTTTTAATGCTTATGCTTCTCAGTTTATTTCCTTTAATTTATATTACTTTTAGAGTACAGATATGAAATATTTCTCAAAAATAA
- a CDS encoding isoleucine--tRNA ligase — MKFPKVNQKQSFPALEEDVLKFWKENNTFQKSIDQRPESNPYRFYDGPPFITGTPHYGSLLSSIVKDIVPRYHTMQGKRVERKWGWDCHGLPIEEKVQKKLGLKSNKDIEELGVKKFVEECYTYTTEVSAEWDWYIDHIGRWVDMDNAYKTMDQDYMESVLWVFKQMHEKGKVYKGRRVSLYSWKLSTPISNFEVAMDDSYEEVSNPAVTVMFPLTQSHKHVQEGDYIIAWTTTPWTIPAHMSMALNKNLSYSRVQSEDKVYILATARVETVFKGREFEILESFMGSDLIGLKYTPPFDFYVGKVDPDKNHKILHADFITDTDGTGVGHQAPEFGEVDFQLARKEGVHISTALDNAGNYTEEIPEYEGMHYQAANDVVSEKLKELGLLFKKESINHRVAMCPRSGTKLIYKAQDSWFINIQEMKDRLLQENEGINWQPNHLKHGQFLKSVESAPDWCISRTRYWGTPMPIWMGTDVEGNEVDMKVFGSKAEIEAASGMTVTDLHRPFIDEITWKEGEITYTRLPEVLDVWMDSGSMPYAQMHYPFENKSPMESSYPADFIVEYIGQVRAWFYVMHVVGVALFDKRAFTNVITTGIVMGSDGRKMSKSYGNYPDPKVTIQKYGADAIRFYMANSPLLNGGNMDFKEEGIVEVIKKVILPLWNTYSFFTTYANIDNFVPTGKYTPENPLDVWIISETNQLIADVTGGMETYEVTEATRPIVHFMDNLTNWYIRRSRKRFWKSENDGDKMQAYETLYEVLVTLTKVMAPFTPFVTENIYKSLTGNESVHLEDFPVADTKLIDSELNEAMYICQKVINLGLSLRTAQKIRVRQPLQSISIGFDLSEYYKEIIKEELNVKAVNTVDSSSIAQKICKPNGRLIGPKFGKEVKNIISEAKSGNFEIIDENTVKVGEFILEGDEFEIAYVTDGENDNIESGFGMVIAMDLEITQELAVEGYARDIVRHIQEARKEAGYQVDDRIKINIITPELDAIINSYDIASETLSTLDTTLNSGDIEKELELGENTAKIILKK; from the coding sequence ATGAAATTCCCAAAAGTAAACCAAAAACAATCATTTCCAGCTTTGGAAGAGGATGTACTAAAATTCTGGAAGGAGAATAATACCTTTCAGAAATCTATAGACCAGAGACCAGAATCAAATCCGTATAGATTTTATGATGGACCTCCATTTATTACAGGGACTCCACACTACGGTTCCCTGCTCTCAAGTATCGTAAAAGATATCGTTCCACGATACCACACGATGCAAGGTAAACGCGTTGAGCGAAAATGGGGTTGGGACTGTCATGGTCTGCCTATTGAGGAAAAAGTACAAAAGAAACTTGGACTCAAATCCAATAAAGATATTGAGGAACTTGGAGTGAAGAAGTTTGTTGAGGAGTGTTATACCTATACGACTGAAGTATCAGCTGAGTGGGATTGGTATATCGACCATATTGGTAGATGGGTAGATATGGATAATGCCTACAAGACGATGGACCAAGACTATATGGAGTCTGTTCTTTGGGTTTTTAAACAAATGCACGAAAAAGGAAAAGTTTATAAAGGTCGAAGAGTCTCGCTCTACTCTTGGAAACTCTCTACTCCTATTTCAAACTTCGAAGTTGCGATGGATGACTCCTATGAAGAAGTTTCTAATCCAGCTGTAACCGTAATGTTTCCTCTCACACAAAGTCATAAACACGTACAAGAGTGAGACTATATTATCGCGTGGACGACCACTCCTTGGACGATTCCTGCTCATATGAGTATGGCTCTCAATAAAAACCTCTCATACTCAAGAGTACAATCAGAAGATAAAGTATATATTCTCGCAACTGCCAGAGTAGAAACAGTATTTAAAGGACGAGAGTTTGAAATCCTTGAAAGCTTTATGGGAAGTGATTTAATTGGACTCAAATATACTCCTCCATTTGATTTCTATGTAGGAAAAGTAGATCCAGATAAAAATCATAAAATACTCCACGCTGATTTTATTACAGATACAGATGGGACATGAGTTGGGCATCAAGCTCCAGAATTTGGTGAGGTCGATTTTCAGCTTGCTAGAAAAGAAGGAGTACATATTTCAACAGCTCTTGATAATGCTGGGAATTATACAGAAGAAATACCAGAATATGAAGGTATGCACTACCAAGCTGCCAATGATGTCGTTTCTGAAAAACTCAAAGAACTTGGACTCTTATTTAAGAAAGAATCAATCAACCATAGAGTTGCTATGTGTCCAAGATCTGGAACAAAACTCATCTATAAAGCGCAAGATTCTTGGTTTATCAATATCCAAGAAATGAAAGACAGACTCCTCCAAGAAAACGAAGGAATCAACTGGCAACCAAATCACCTCAAACATGGTCAATTTCTCAAGTCAGTAGAGTCAGCACCAGATTGGTGTATTTCTCGTACTCGATACTGGGGAACTCCAATGCCTATTTGGATGGGAACAGACGTTGAAGGAAATGAAGTAGATATGAAGGTGTTTGGTTCAAAAGCTGAAATAGAAGCTGCATCAGGTATGACTGTGACAGATTTACACCGACCATTTATCGATGAGATTACGTGGAAAGAGGGAGAAATCACGTATACGAGACTTCCAGAAGTACTCGACGTGTGGATGGATTCAGGATCTATGCCGTATGCTCAAATGCACTACCCATTTGAAAATAAATCTCCAATGGAGAGTTCATATCCTGCTGACTTTATCGTAGAGTATATCGGTCAAGTACGAGCATGGTTTTATGTGATGCACGTCGTTTGAGTAGCCCTCTTTGATAAGCGAGCGTTTACGAATGTTATTACAACAGGAATCGTAATGGGGAGTGACTGACGAAAAATGTCTAAGTCATACGGAAATTATCCAGATCCAAAAGTAACGATTCAAAAATATGGAGCTGATGCGATTAGATTTTATATGGCAAACTCCCCTCTCTTAAATGGAGGAAATATGGATTTCAAAGAAGAAGGAATCGTAGAAGTTATCAAAAAAGTCATACTTCCACTTTGGAATACTTATAGTTTCTTCACAACTTACGCAAATATAGATAACTTTGTCCCAACTGGAAAATACACTCCAGAAAATCCTCTTGATGTATGGATTATTTCAGAAACAAACCAACTCATAGCCGATGTAACTGGGTGAATGGAAACATACGAAGTAACAGAAGCAACTCGTCCCATTGTCCATTTTATGGATAATCTCACAAACTGGTATATCAGAAGAAGTCGAAAAAGATTCTGGAAATCAGAAAATGACGGAGACAAAATGCAAGCCTACGAAACGCTCTACGAAGTACTCGTAACACTTACAAAAGTTATGGCTCCATTTACTCCATTTGTCACTGAAAATATCTATAAGAGTCTCACAGGAAATGAATCAGTTCATTTGGAAGACTTCCCTGTTGCAGATACAAAACTTATTGACTCAGAGCTCAATGAAGCGATGTATATCTGTCAAAAGGTTATTAATCTTGGGCTTTCACTCCGAACTGCTCAAAAAATCAGAGTTCGACAACCATTACAATCTATTTCTATCGGATTTGATCTATCTGAGTATTACAAAGAAATCATCAAAGAAGAGCTCAATGTTAAAGCAGTGAATACTGTAGATTCTAGTAGTATCGCACAAAAAATTTGTAAACCAAATGGTCGACTTATAGGTCCAAAATTTGGAAAAGAGGTGAAAAATATTATCTCAGAAGCGAAAAGTGGAAACTTTGAAATTATTGATGAAAATACGGTAAAAGTATGAGAATTTATTCTTGAGTGAGATGAATTTGAAATTGCTTATGTTACTGATGGGGAAAATGATAATATAGAATCAGGATTTGGAATGGTTATCGCGATGGACTTAGAAATTACTCAAGAACTTGCTGTTGAAGGATATGCTCGAGATATTGTTCGACATATTCAGGAAGCTCGAAAAGAAGCCGGATACCAAGTAGATGATAGAATCAAAATAAATATCATCACTCCAGAATTGGATGCTATCATAAACAGCTATGATATTGCTTCTGAGACACTTTCAACACTTGATACGACTCTAAACTCATGAGATATAGAAAAGGAGCTAGAACTTGGAGAAAATACTGCTAAAATTATTCTTAAGAAATAA
- a CDS encoding MBL fold metallo-hydrolase, with amino-acid sequence MLEKKNKSRDTFAGMKIKYIGGIEDDNQETPLTGSCKIIKFQDTQGKFISVVVDFGLYQGGQKLGELNENIDPEILKADYIIITHAHLDHVGRLPMLTKLGFTGKIIMTPETKALAEISLKDSAKLMLDNYLNSIEQNKRDGDRYRKVKKYVTNLKKLYDNGLKKGVKDKLSQENTNVLNELGEDKLNEFIGDIEGVDGDISLLLGNVIEPLFSKNDVIFLFTGDKGFLLTEPLFNDIFGIKDDIEEDALVNDEDILSTGNVAGTKYEEFFETNSDVRISDDLNGRIPKDSGDVHSIVTLSPEQIIKLDFVSSHVGAKDLKETPKIREIFLELFDAGHILGSVQVEFTVRVESVLKGDNTQNFGKETREQNLRYRISGDLGREHGGNNAGNIQFPSGEYEFLEVEGTYADKEHPDSLESIQKLFDVLLDSGKHILLPTFALQRTQDTLLLLLDYIEHIIEPRRKALIEENRNYKKDIKDFKKLKKSHGESNNGTENENISDEQFEILETIQAEIHVIQEKIQFNEGEIDRLDITIISDSPLSHALGTVFQVFKPDIYDKLTPESQLERFGKEKIKFLKPKESKLLIDDYKNINDSKKKDRRTKIYVSSGGMCEGGPVVEHLKGLTSKVDSTIIFTGYAPPESLGGKLKTDSQVIIDGEIFNVRSRIQDISGFSGHAGKSTLIKYLNSSAARVTTIVHGGNDRFKLAVDPLVRNKKSIKIPAPGDIIEIPFPRSKKIVNNGFIK; translated from the coding sequence ATGTTGGAGAAAAAAAATAAATCTAGAGATACTTTTGCTTGAATGAAAATAAAATATATAGGTTGAATAGAAGATGATAATCAAGAAACTCCTTTAACAGGATCATGCAAAATTATAAAATTTCAAGATACTCAATGAAAGTTTATATCAGTAGTTGTTGATTTTTGATTGTACCAATGAGGACAAAAATTATGAGAATTAAATGAAAATATTGATCCAGAAATTTTAAAAGCAGATTATATTATTATCACTCATGCTCATCTCGATCATGTTTGAAGATTACCAATGCTTACAAAACTATGATTTACTGGAAAAATTATAATGACACCAGAAACAAAAGCATTAGCTGAAATTTCTTTGAAAGATTCAGCAAAATTAATGTTAGATAATTACTTAAATTCGATTGAACAAAATAAACGAGACGGGGATAGATATAGAAAAGTAAAAAAATATGTAACCAATTTAAAGAAACTTTATGATAACTGACTTAAAAAATGAGTAAAAGATAAGTTATCTCAAGAAAATACTAATGTTTTAAATGAACTTTGAGAGGACAAACTCAACGAATTCATTTGAGATATTGAAGGGGTAGATGGTGATATTAGTCTACTTTTATGAAACGTAATTGAACCATTATTTTCAAAGAATGATGTTATATTTTTATTTACTTGAGATAAATGATTTCTCCTCACTGAACCTTTGTTCAATGATATATTTTGAATCAAAGATGATATCGAAGAGGACGCATTGGTGAATGATGAAGATATTTTATCGACATGAAATGTTGCTGGGACTAAGTATGAAGAATTTTTTGAAACAAATTCTGATGTTAGAATCTCAGATGATTTAAATTGAAGAATTCCTAAAGATTCTTGAGATGTTCACTCAATAGTAACATTGAGTCCAGAACAGATAATTAAATTAGATTTTGTTTCTTCACATGTTTGAGCAAAAGATTTAAAAGAAACTCCAAAAATAAGGGAAATATTTTTAGAACTTTTTGATGCGTGACATATTTTATGATCAGTACAAGTTGAGTTTACTGTAAGAGTTGAATCAGTCTTAAAATGAGATAATACTCAAAACTTTTGAAAAGAAACGAGAGAACAAAATTTAAGATACAGAATATCATGAGATTTATGACGAGAACACGGTTGAAATAATGCTTGAAATATACAATTTCCAAGCTGAGAATACGAATTTTTAGAAGTTGAAGGGACATACGCTGATAAGGAACATCCAGATAGTTTAGAATCTATTCAAAAATTATTTGATGTATTACTTGATTCTTGAAAACATATTCTTCTTCCTACATTCGCTCTACAACGAACACAAGATACTTTACTCTTGCTTCTAGATTATATAGAACATATTATTGAACCTAGAAGAAAAGCCCTCATTGAGGAAAATAGAAATTATAAAAAAGATATTAAGGATTTTAAAAAACTCAAAAAATCTCATGGTGAAAGTAATAATTGAACTGAAAATGAAAATATTTCAGATGAACAATTTGAGATCTTAGAAACAATACAAGCTGAAATTCATGTGATTCAAGAAAAAATCCAATTCAATGAATGAGAGATAGATAGACTAGATATAACGATTATTTCTGATAGTCCTCTTTCTCACGCATTATGAACAGTGTTTCAAGTATTTAAACCTGACATTTACGATAAACTAACTCCAGAATCACAATTAGAAAGATTTTGAAAAGAAAAAATAAAATTTTTAAAACCTAAAGAATCTAAACTTCTTATTGATGATTATAAAAATATAAATGATTCTAAGAAAAAAGATAGAAGAACAAAGATTTATGTTTCATCTGGATGAATGTGTGAATGAGGACCTGTAGTTGAACATTTAAAATGATTAACAAGTAAGGTAGATTCAACAATTATTTTTACTTGATATGCTCCACCAGAATCTTTAGGTTGAAAGCTTAAAACTGATTCCCAAGTTATTATTGATGGAGAAATATTTAATGTAAGATCTAGAATACAAGATATATCTTGATTTTCATGACATGCTTGAAAGTCCACTTTAATTAAGTATTTAAACTCTAGTGCTGCAAGAGTCACTACTATAGTTCATGGTTGAAATGATAGATTTAAACTTGCTGTAGATCCTTTAGTTAGAAATAAAAAATCTATTAAAATTCCAGCTCCTTGAGATATTATAGAAATTCCATTTCCAAGGTCTAAAAAAATAGTTAATAACGGTTTTATAAAATAA
- a CDS encoding YbaB/EbfC family nucleoid-associated protein encodes MDFSKAGELMKLQQEAMKVKKELENTLIEAEVDGLVITVNGEMKVEKVEFESDALIGNKAGLEKAILEAVNKGMKKAQDVAGEKMQGVMQGMGMGDMLGGLPGMTK; translated from the coding sequence ATGGATTTTAGCAAAGCTGGTGAACTTATGAAACTGCAACAAGAAGCAATGAAAGTTAAAAAAGAACTTGAAAACACACTTATCGAAGCTGAAGTAGATGGACTCGTTATTACTGTTAATGGTGAAATGAAAGTTGAAAAAGTTGAGTTTGAAAGTGATGCACTGATTGGAAATAAAGCTGGACTTGAAAAAGCAATTTTAGAAGCAGTAAACAAAGGGATGAAAAAAGCTCAAGACGTTGCAGGTGAAAAAATGCAAGGAGTTATGCAATGAATGGGTATGGGTGATATGCTTGGAGGACTTCCAGGTATGACAAAATAA
- a CDS encoding endonuclease domain-containing protein has product MIVPDIIKQAARDLRKNMTPAEKNLWEYIKSGKLEGKNFLKQKPIFMFEEDSGFPGYVIADFICLEYKLIIEIDGNIHYTPEVLELDLYKQEMLLEKGFTVLRFRNEEILNNIDKVLSKIAASFL; this is encoded by the coding sequence ATGATAGTACCTGATATTATAAAACAAGCTGCGAGAGATTTACGTAAGAACATGACTCCAGCTGAAAAAAATTTATGGGAATATATAAAATCTTGAAAGTTAGAGTGAAAAAACTTTTTGAAACAAAAACCTATATTTATGTTTGAAGAAGATTCCTGATTTCCTTGATATGTAATTGCTGATTTTATTTGTCTTGAATATAAACTCATTATAGAGATAGATGGGAATATTCACTATACTCCTGAAGTATTAGAACTTGATTTATATAAACAAGAAATGTTACTTGAAAAATGATTTACAGTATTACGATTTAGAAATGAAGAAATACTAAATAATATTGATAAAGTTTTGAGTAAAATTGCAGCCTCTTTCCTTTAG
- the ilvA gene encoding threonine ammonia-lyase IlvA: MLTLENITAAKHRFGRVVKDTPLQYSDRLSKKYGAEIYLKREDLQKVRSYKIRGAYNLISSLSDTEKQSGVVCASAGNHAQGFALSCAELKIQGVVYMPVTTPEQKVYKTHQFGGKYIKIVLIGDTFDEALSAAKQYEQDMGAIFVHPFDDMRIITGQATMGLEIYEKLPEPDMIICPIGGGGVISGIITARNVLGKTTEIIGVEPEGAASMKKSLEKNENTTLSKIDTFVDGASVARVGENNYAICEANNIEVISVPENRVCSTILEFLREDGIVLEPAGAIESDALKSLSERIKGKKIIVIVSGGNLDFERLPEIKERSLRYEGKKRYYLVKFPQRPGALKSFLEFLGPDDDIARFEYMKKSNRNTAPVMIGIEALGNQNFEAIEQNMQAGGFQFENITNNDLYFNLLV, encoded by the coding sequence ATGCTTACTCTCGAGAACATCACCGCAGCAAAACATAGATTTTGAAGAGTTGTAAAAGATACTCCTTTACAGTATAGTGACCGACTTTCAAAAAAATATGGAGCAGAAATTTACCTCAAACGTGAGGATCTTCAAAAAGTGAGAAGCTACAAAATTAGAGGAGCCTATAATCTCATCTCTTCCCTTTCAGACACCGAAAAACAATCTTGAGTAGTTTGTGCAAGTGCTGGAAATCATGCTCAAGGTTTTGCACTCTCATGCGCTGAACTCAAGATACAGTGAGTCGTCTATATGCCTGTAACCACTCCAGAACAAAAGGTCTATAAAACTCATCAATTTTGAGGGAAATACATTAAAATAGTACTTATAGGAGATACCTTTGATGAAGCACTTTCTGCTGCAAAACAGTACGAACAAGATATGTGAGCTATTTTTGTTCATCCATTTGATGATATGCGTATCATCACTGGTCAAGCAACGATGTGACTTGAAATTTATGAAAAACTCCCTGAACCAGATATGATTATTTGTCCGATTGGAGGAGGTTGAGTTATTTCAGGAATTATAACTGCCAGAAATGTCCTTTGAAAAACTACTGAAATAATCTGAGTTGAACCTGAATGAGCTGCGAGTATGAAAAAAAGTTTAGAAAAAAATGAGAACACAACTCTTTCTAAAATAGATACATTTGTAGATGGTGCCAGTGTTGCACGAGTATGAGAAAATAACTATGCAATTTGTGAGGCAAATAATATCGAAGTTATCAGTGTTCCAGAAAATAGAGTCTGTTCCACTATTCTCGAGTTCCTCAGAGAAGATGGAATCGTCCTAGAACCAGCTGGAGCCATTGAATCAGACGCACTGAAATCATTGTCTGAAAGAATAAAAGGAAAGAAAATAATCGTCATTGTTTCTGGATGAAATCTCGATTTTGAACGACTTCCTGAAATCAAAGAGCGCTCTCTGCGATATGAATGAAAAAAGAGATACTACCTCGTTAAATTCCCACAGAGACCAGGCGCTCTCAAATCATTTCTTGAGTTTCTCTGACCTGATGATGACATAGCTCGTTTTGAATATATGAAAAAATCAAACCGGAATACAGCTCCTGTAATGATAGGAATAGAAGCACTGTGAAATCAGAATTTTGAAGCAATTGAGCAAAATATGCAAGCATGAGGGTTTCAGTTTGAAAATATTACCAATAATGATCTTTATTTTAATCTTTTAGTATAG